The following are encoded in a window of Candidatus Brocadiia bacterium genomic DNA:
- a CDS encoding HEAT repeat domain-containing protein has protein sequence MSSTKNIPILIITGICLSALFSLAAKEPDWAGAKQEFNDNSKSNADKKRAACTARLAESISHKTEVEAAKLLIEQLTAEIARSNEGKAEERVSIDVIDACVNGLRKLTTDKAIDILLKKAGDAKSNWRTRFYAVRALGGINNPAATQALTGLLSDKEPALQMSALESLTKLNWPEGIQPACNLLTTDSAWEVKLAAIEYLRKIKSPDSVKPMQQAILRNKNIEALVLSQMLELIKELTKDAPAEAQSQENSNQTQSVINLGEYYKIKINSDRIIFVIDVSGSMAWESNEPPEDNTTAKESETEKAKPVTTGQEKPNAAGPSTEPSVAPIPEALQNKKKEVDSRIPKTRSAAVKKESIKTIYNLDPRVHFSIIFYSGGVEVWKNELVPATNENKLEAINAVDAKGPGGGTNMSDALEAAYKMVKSAGNTPDKGKDEPKKVATGDKKPHVTVDKVISGADTIFLLTDGQPTVGKIQAPDDIINHVRKLHDLRHIKINTIAVGAADPAAENTGVQTLVNIYLMRRLAEVTGGTFRNKTYKASDKDKNAK, from the coding sequence ATGAGCTCGACCAAGAATATTCCTATTCTCATCATAACGGGTATTTGCCTATCCGCGCTGTTTTCACTGGCCGCGAAAGAACCGGATTGGGCCGGCGCCAAGCAGGAATTCAACGATAACTCCAAGAGCAACGCCGATAAGAAGCGCGCCGCCTGCACTGCCCGCCTGGCCGAAAGCATCTCTCATAAAACCGAGGTCGAGGCGGCCAAACTGCTGATTGAACAACTAACTGCCGAAATCGCCCGCAGCAATGAAGGCAAGGCCGAGGAGCGGGTCAGCATCGACGTCATCGATGCCTGTGTAAACGGCCTGAGAAAACTCACCACCGACAAAGCCATAGACATCCTCCTCAAAAAGGCCGGCGATGCCAAATCCAACTGGCGGACCAGGTTTTACGCCGTCCGCGCCCTGGGCGGCATCAATAACCCGGCCGCAACCCAGGCCCTAACCGGCCTGCTCAGCGACAAGGAACCGGCCCTGCAAATGTCCGCGCTTGAATCCTTGACCAAACTCAACTGGCCGGAAGGCATCCAGCCCGCCTGTAACCTACTGACCACTGACAGCGCCTGGGAAGTCAAGCTGGCCGCCATTGAATACCTGCGCAAGATAAAATCGCCGGACAGCGTCAAGCCGATGCAACAGGCCATCCTGCGCAATAAGAATATAGAAGCCCTCGTCCTCTCCCAAATGCTCGAGTTGATAAAAGAGCTGACCAAGGATGCTCCGGCCGAAGCGCAATCCCAGGAAAATTCCAACCAGACCCAGTCCGTAATCAACCTGGGCGAATATTACAAGATAAAAATCAATTCCGACCGGATCATCTTCGTCATCGATGTCTCCGGCAGCATGGCTTGGGAAAGTAATGAGCCGCCCGAAGACAATACCACCGCCAAGGAAAGCGAGACCGAAAAGGCCAAGCCGGTCACCACCGGTCAGGAAAAGCCCAACGCCGCCGGCCCGTCCACCGAACCATCGGTTGCACCCATCCCGGAAGCGCTCCAGAACAAGAAAAAAGAAGTGGACAGCCGCATCCCCAAAACCCGGAGCGCCGCCGTCAAAAAAGAATCAATCAAGACCATTTATAATCTCGACCCCCGGGTCCATTTTTCCATCATCTTCTACAGCGGCGGCGTGGAAGTCTGGAAAAACGAACTGGTCCCGGCCACCAATGAGAACAAGCTGGAAGCCATAAACGCCGTCGATGCCAAGGGCCCGGGCGGCGGCACCAACATGTCCGACGCACTCGAAGCCGCCTACAAAATGGTCAAATCGGCCGGCAACACGCCCGACAAAGGCAAGGACGAACCCAAAAAGGTGGCCACCGGCGACAAGAAACCCCACGTCACCGTCGATAAAGTAATCAGCGGCGCCGACACCATCTTCCTGCTCACAGACGGCCAGCCCACGGTCGGCAAAATACAGGCGCCGGACGATATCATCAACCACGTCCGCAAGTTGCACGACCTGCGCCACATAAAAATAAATACCATTGCTGTAGGCGCCGCGGACCCGGCCGCTGAAAATACCGGGGTCCAAACCCTGGTC